From the genome of Streptomyces xanthophaeus:
CCCCCCAGCGCGTCTCCCGCCGCCGAGCCGATGACGGCTCCCACGGCCCGGTCCAGCCGGGTGATCACCGAGCCTCCTCCTCGCATACGGACGCCAGCAGTTCGCGCGTGAAGCGGTCCAGATCGTCCAGGCCGGCTGCCGCCAGGGTCGCCGGGGCGCCGGTCAGCAGGTGGGGGATGGCGCCGTGCAGGGCGAGGGTCAGCGCGCGGGCCCGATCCGGCCCGGCCGCCAGTCCGGCCGCGCGCAGCAGGTACGCGTGCGCCGTGAAATCCGCCGCCGCGACCGGGTCCAGCAGCGCGGCCAGCCAGGGCCGGCGCGCCGCCTCGGCCTGGAGTTCCAGATACGCCAGCACGCGGATGCGGCCGGGCCCGGCCGTGTCGCGCAGCAGCCCCGCGAGCAGAGCGGCG
Proteins encoded in this window:
- a CDS encoding TetR/AcrR family transcriptional regulator; this translates as MNQDRRDRLRDAAIAVLAQEGGRGLTHRAVDAAAAVPTGTAKNYFPTRDALLRAAAERCAEQYRALAQTLAGAGREQGPGAESGPGSGPGLGAVPADAAQLAALLAGLLRDTAGPGRIRVLAYLELQAEAARRPWLAALLDPVAAADFTAHAYLLRAAGLAAGPDRARALTLALHGAIPHLLTGAPATLAAAGLDDLDRFTRELLASVCEEEAR